In Candidatus Nitronauta litoralis, one DNA window encodes the following:
- a CDS encoding GHMP kinase, producing MIESSAPTRIDLAGGTLDLWPLHLFFDNPPTLNAAIDLYARVSLKTRRDRAVVIESQDLGLKARFSSIKSFPEDHPLQLILRLIRFYKPATGLEITTHCQAPAGSGIGGSSALNIALNGALNRLTGNCYGRETLVEIAKNIETQVIKVPAGIQDYYSALKGGAQSIRCTYDRIINQPLPLDLKELTCRFVLCYTGKPRASGINNWQVFKDVVDQDKKTRRHLGTIAETSVSMEQQLLRGSLKNFESLFDSEWQARKKLAPGISTPEMDSLIRAGKQQGALAAKVCGAGGGGCVAFFVKPSARESVTSALESKGGRVLPFRFVKRGLSVSVREA from the coding sequence ATCATCGAAAGCAGCGCTCCCACCAGAATTGATCTTGCAGGCGGAACGCTTGATTTGTGGCCACTGCATCTATTCTTTGACAATCCACCCACTCTCAATGCTGCTATTGATCTTTACGCACGGGTCAGTTTGAAGACCCGGCGCGACCGGGCTGTCGTGATCGAATCCCAGGACCTTGGTCTCAAGGCACGATTCTCTTCGATAAAAAGTTTTCCGGAAGATCATCCTCTGCAACTTATCCTGCGACTCATCCGGTTTTACAAACCGGCAACGGGCCTTGAAATCACCACTCATTGCCAGGCACCCGCCGGGTCTGGAATTGGTGGTTCTTCAGCACTCAATATTGCCTTGAACGGAGCCCTCAACCGGTTGACAGGTAACTGCTATGGGCGCGAAACTCTTGTCGAGATCGCAAAGAATATCGAAACACAGGTGATCAAGGTGCCTGCGGGGATCCAGGACTATTATTCAGCCCTCAAAGGCGGAGCGCAGTCCATTCGATGCACATACGACCGGATCATCAACCAGCCGCTTCCTCTGGATTTGAAAGAACTCACCTGTCGTTTTGTTTTGTGTTACACAGGCAAGCCACGTGCATCAGGCATCAACAACTGGCAGGTATTCAAGGATGTTGTCGACCAGGATAAAAAAACACGTCGCCACCTTGGAACCATCGCGGAAACCAGTGTCTCTATGGAACAGCAGCTTCTTCGAGGTTCCTTAAAGAACTTTGAGTCTCTGTTCGACTCGGAATGGCAGGCTCGTAAAAAGCTGGCGCCAGGAATCAGCACACCGGAAATGGACTCCCTTATCCGGGCCGGCAAGCAGCAGGGTGCCCTGGCCGCCAAAGTTTGTGGTGCCGGCGGCGGGGGTTGTGTTGCCTTTTTTGTAAAGCCCTCCGCCCGCGAGTCAGTGACTTCAGCATTGGAATCAAAAGGCGGACGCGTATTGCCGTTTCGCTTTGTCAAACGTGGATTGTCAGTTTCGGTACGTGAAGCGTAA
- a CDS encoding leucyl aminopeptidase — protein MKTLIKTQDPLAIQTDCLILFCTEKKLSGLLKTFDQLLGGAVTSQIKSGRFEGKKNQTCLLDSRGAYPAEHLLVVGLGKQKDANLESLRQAAGTAIKLAEKSRFKKPVVCFPEKDLGKIGGGRDTDQNTPWQVIAEAVNLALFHFDEYKSQNEEDEKDASPRLDSVTLLCPAKARERAIKKNVDQGLRLAEAVTVTRNLQWQPGNTATPMYLASEAKKLARRHKFSCKVLGEKEMKKQGMGSLLGVAQGSENPPALIVMEYSGGKKKQAPVVIVGKGITFDTGGISLKPGAGMDEMKYDMSGGAVTIGAMCAAASLKLPVNLVGIVPAAENMPSGRAIKPGDILTASNGKTIEVLNTDAEGRLVLADALVYAQKYEPRAVIDLATLTGACLVALGHQAAAVVGTDQKLIDKLTEAGTAIGERVWQLPLYEEFEKSVKSDVADLKNIASPGVGGGTIVGAAFLKSFVGDFPWAHLDIAGTAWTGEEKPYVPKGGTGYGVRLLIETLRSL, from the coding sequence ATGAAAACCCTGATCAAAACTCAAGACCCACTTGCGATACAGACGGACTGTCTGATCCTGTTTTGCACTGAAAAAAAACTATCCGGCCTGCTGAAAACATTCGACCAGCTTTTGGGCGGTGCTGTGACGTCTCAGATTAAATCCGGTCGTTTTGAAGGTAAGAAAAACCAGACCTGCCTTCTCGATTCGCGCGGTGCGTATCCCGCTGAGCACCTGTTGGTTGTTGGCTTGGGCAAGCAGAAAGATGCGAACCTCGAGTCTCTAAGGCAAGCGGCAGGCACGGCCATCAAGCTTGCAGAAAAATCCCGATTCAAAAAACCAGTGGTGTGTTTCCCGGAAAAAGACCTGGGGAAAATAGGCGGCGGAAGGGATACCGATCAAAACACACCATGGCAGGTCATCGCGGAAGCAGTGAACCTGGCACTGTTTCATTTCGATGAATACAAAAGTCAAAATGAGGAGGACGAGAAAGACGCGTCCCCTCGTCTCGACTCGGTCACCCTGTTATGTCCAGCCAAGGCACGGGAACGGGCGATTAAAAAAAATGTAGATCAAGGCCTGAGGTTGGCTGAAGCAGTAACCGTAACGCGTAATCTGCAATGGCAACCGGGCAACACAGCTACTCCGATGTACCTGGCGAGTGAAGCGAAAAAGCTGGCGCGCAGGCACAAGTTTTCCTGCAAGGTTCTGGGCGAAAAGGAAATGAAGAAGCAGGGCATGGGGTCGCTTTTAGGGGTCGCCCAGGGTAGTGAGAACCCTCCAGCGTTAATCGTCATGGAATATTCTGGCGGCAAAAAGAAACAGGCACCGGTTGTTATCGTCGGTAAAGGCATCACCTTCGATACGGGAGGCATCTCGCTCAAACCGGGTGCCGGCATGGATGAAATGAAATACGACATGTCGGGAGGGGCGGTGACCATTGGCGCCATGTGCGCCGCTGCCAGTCTGAAACTTCCTGTCAATCTTGTAGGCATTGTGCCCGCGGCTGAAAACATGCCGAGCGGGCGCGCCATTAAGCCAGGCGATATACTCACCGCTTCCAACGGAAAAACAATTGAAGTGCTCAACACCGATGCTGAAGGTCGACTGGTCCTGGCTGATGCGTTGGTCTACGCCCAGAAATATGAGCCCCGCGCGGTGATCGACCTGGCGACCTTGACCGGGGCCTGCCTGGTCGCTCTTGGACACCAGGCTGCAGCAGTGGTCGGGACCGATCAGAAACTGATCGACAAACTGACGGAAGCTGGAACAGCAATTGGCGAGAGGGTCTGGCAACTGCCGCTTTATGAAGAATTTGAAAAGTCGGTTAAAAGCGATGTGGCGGATCTGAAAAACATCGCCTCACCGGGGGTGGGAGGTGGAACCATTGTCGGTGCGGCGTTCCTCAAAAGCTTTGTCGGTGATTTCCCCTGGGCCCATCTCGATATTGCAGGCACGGCTTGGACAGGGGAAGAAAAACCCTATGTTCCAAAAGGCGGTACCGGATACGGTGTGCGTCTCTTAATCGAAACTCTGCGCTCCCTTTAA
- a CDS encoding peptide ABC transporter substrate-binding protein, with amino-acid sequence MRKPPVSTSILNAIALIFLTISLLQACSRVPESENPDEKVLRIALRSEPPTLDPSLATDNVSFDLLTNLMEGLTQYDDELRPIPAVAERWEFSDDGRIIRFYLRKDAVWSDGKPVTAHDFEYSWKRLLNPATAAEYAYFLFDIENAAEYNSGTLRDPEQVGIRAVNDRLLEVRLKRPVVYFPSITTFMVTAPLRQDVIEQHGDRWTDPENIVTNGPFLLKQWHHEYKLLLESNPNYFEGQPALDKIRVFLVRDATTELTLYETGELDMTSLPPLAIPQFRDHPEFVKQPMLRGYYYGFNVQSPPFDKASVRRAFGHAIDRSQFPVILKGEEVPTSSWIPKGMFAYNPDIGPKFNPEKARRLMSTAGYPDGKNFPTFSIHYNSDPTNQLIAQFIQAQWQKHLNVSVSLEEMEWKVFLKRLQVDTPPVYRLGWGADFPDPDNFMNLFTSTSGNNHSHWANPKYDRLIAEAAAEQDPAKRKKLYDAAQKLLVEEDVPIISFFVTTKNMLVKPHVKGFKLNSMELMYLKKIDLKN; translated from the coding sequence ATGAGAAAGCCCCCTGTTTCAACCTCCATTCTGAACGCCATTGCCTTGATTTTTCTGACGATTTCCCTGCTGCAGGCCTGCTCCAGGGTGCCTGAATCGGAAAATCCAGACGAGAAAGTGCTACGGATTGCCTTGCGCAGTGAGCCGCCCACGCTGGACCCTTCGCTGGCTACGGATAACGTTTCTTTCGACCTGTTGACTAATCTAATGGAAGGGCTTACTCAATACGACGATGAACTTCGCCCCATTCCAGCCGTGGCGGAGCGCTGGGAATTTTCTGACGATGGCAGGATCATACGGTTTTATCTGAGAAAGGATGCGGTTTGGTCTGATGGAAAACCGGTGACCGCTCACGATTTCGAATATTCCTGGAAACGCCTGCTCAACCCTGCCACGGCTGCCGAGTACGCCTATTTTCTGTTCGATATCGAAAACGCCGCCGAATACAATTCCGGCACTTTACGCGACCCCGAGCAGGTTGGCATTCGAGCGGTGAACGACCGGTTGCTGGAAGTACGGTTGAAACGTCCGGTTGTTTACTTCCCCAGCATCACCACGTTCATGGTCACCGCCCCACTTCGGCAGGATGTCATTGAACAGCACGGTGACCGATGGACCGATCCAGAAAATATCGTCACAAACGGCCCCTTTCTTTTAAAACAATGGCACCACGAATACAAACTCCTGCTTGAATCAAACCCCAATTATTTTGAAGGACAACCCGCACTCGACAAAATCCGGGTTTTTCTGGTACGGGATGCAACAACCGAACTGACCCTCTACGAGACCGGGGAACTGGACATGACATCATTGCCACCGCTTGCCATTCCGCAATTTCGCGACCATCCGGAGTTTGTGAAACAACCCATGCTGCGTGGTTATTATTATGGTTTCAACGTGCAAAGTCCGCCGTTCGACAAAGCCAGTGTGCGTCGGGCTTTCGGGCACGCCATCGACCGGTCACAGTTTCCGGTCATCCTTAAAGGAGAAGAGGTGCCGACCTCATCCTGGATACCCAAGGGAATGTTCGCCTACAATCCGGATATTGGCCCAAAGTTTAATCCGGAGAAGGCTCGCCGGCTGATGAGCACAGCCGGATACCCTGACGGGAAAAACTTTCCGACTTTTTCAATCCACTACAATTCAGACCCGACCAATCAACTCATCGCACAGTTCATCCAGGCCCAATGGCAGAAACACCTCAATGTGTCGGTCAGTCTTGAGGAAATGGAATGGAAAGTGTTTTTAAAAAGATTGCAGGTGGACACGCCTCCCGTCTATCGGCTTGGCTGGGGGGCAGACTTTCCTGACCCGGACAACTTCATGAACCTGTTCACGTCCACCAGTGGCAACAACCATAGCCACTGGGCCAACCCGAAATACGACCGGTTAATCGCCGAGGCGGCGGCAGAGCAGGATCCGGCAAAACGGAAAAAACTTTACGATGCAGCGCAAAAGCTGTTGGTTGAAGAGGACGTGCCCATAATTTCATTCTTCGTGACAACCAAAAATATGCTGGTGAAACCTCACGTCAAGGGATTCAAGCTCAACTCTATGGAGCTGATGTACCTTAAGAAAATTGATTTGAAGAATTAA
- a CDS encoding NADH:ubiquinone oxidoreductase, subunit F, with translation MEAVEEQSAQTEEQKGTIKVTVCLSLSGLAEGGMEVYKEFEKQIEENAATAELQERGGCSLGQVGCRGYCSKDVLVDVYVPGQDRVTYERVKPESVAQIMKDHIIGGKPFNRLAAKADYYETLKKQTRAAFANGGNVDPEKIEDYIEVGGYEALRKVLTTMQPREVIEEVKKSGLRGKGGGGFYTGQKWEKCANQESERKFIVVNGDEGNPASYMDRSIMEGCPHQVIEGMMIGAFAIGGTDGIIYTRSDYSIAVHRLNKALADLREKGWLGENIMGTGFNFDIYVHEGMEAFIGGESTALLSSIEGKRPFPKAQPPHSVEKGLWGNPTNLNNAETWATVPKIIVNGADWYTSMGPENAPGCKSWAIAGNIKYNGIMELDMNTTLGEIVDDYCGGILKKKKLKVMHVGGVTGGLLSEECKDVKTDYESLKEAGALMGQASFAAYDQSACVIDLCRFSIGFNESETCGKCTPCRIGMTLIRNILDDIAEGRGKLEHLDKLEAMCHEIKVTSLCGLGETAPNMVLTGIRYFREEFERHIVDQICDAAKCTGLYRYVVKEEDCVACGACIKPCPTGAITGGTKKVAAHIDMDLCINCNACYQACNFLAIQ, from the coding sequence ATGGAAGCGGTTGAAGAACAATCTGCGCAAACGGAAGAACAAAAAGGCACCATTAAGGTCACTGTTTGCCTGAGCCTTTCCGGCCTGGCCGAGGGAGGCATGGAGGTGTACAAGGAATTTGAAAAGCAGATTGAAGAAAACGCTGCCACTGCAGAGTTGCAGGAACGAGGTGGATGTTCTCTAGGCCAGGTTGGCTGTCGCGGATATTGCAGTAAAGACGTCCTGGTCGATGTCTACGTCCCGGGTCAGGACCGGGTGACTTACGAACGGGTCAAACCTGAAAGTGTCGCCCAGATCATGAAGGACCATATAATCGGCGGCAAACCTTTCAACCGTCTCGCAGCCAAAGCCGACTACTACGAAACCTTGAAGAAACAAACCCGTGCCGCCTTCGCAAACGGGGGGAATGTCGACCCCGAAAAAATTGAAGATTACATTGAAGTCGGGGGCTATGAAGCGTTACGAAAAGTTCTCACCACCATGCAGCCCAGGGAAGTGATCGAAGAGGTCAAGAAATCGGGTCTTCGCGGTAAGGGCGGCGGAGGATTCTATACAGGACAGAAATGGGAAAAATGCGCGAATCAGGAGTCTGAAAGAAAATTCATCGTTGTAAATGGTGACGAAGGCAATCCTGCATCCTACATGGACCGCTCCATCATGGAAGGGTGCCCGCATCAGGTTATCGAAGGCATGATGATCGGCGCTTTTGCCATTGGCGGAACCGATGGGATCATCTATACCCGGTCCGATTACTCTATCGCTGTCCACAGACTGAACAAGGCTCTGGCCGACCTCAGGGAAAAAGGCTGGCTCGGTGAAAACATCATGGGCACCGGCTTTAATTTCGACATTTATGTTCACGAGGGTATGGAAGCCTTTATCGGTGGGGAATCCACCGCGTTATTGTCTTCCATTGAAGGCAAGCGGCCTTTCCCAAAAGCACAGCCACCGCACTCGGTTGAAAAAGGATTGTGGGGCAACCCAACCAACCTGAACAACGCCGAGACCTGGGCCACCGTTCCAAAAATAATCGTCAATGGTGCCGACTGGTACACCAGCATGGGTCCGGAAAACGCTCCGGGTTGTAAAAGCTGGGCGATTGCCGGGAATATCAAATACAACGGCATCATGGAACTCGACATGAACACCACGCTCGGTGAAATAGTCGACGATTACTGCGGCGGTATCCTCAAAAAGAAAAAACTGAAAGTCATGCACGTCGGTGGTGTTACCGGTGGACTGCTGTCCGAAGAATGCAAGGATGTCAAAACCGACTACGAAAGTCTAAAGGAAGCGGGAGCCCTGATGGGGCAGGCCAGTTTCGCAGCTTACGATCAATCCGCTTGCGTCATTGACTTGTGCCGCTTTTCAATCGGTTTCAACGAATCCGAGACCTGCGGCAAGTGCACTCCCTGCCGCATCGGAATGACACTGATCCGCAACATCCTCGACGATATCGCGGAAGGGCGCGGCAAGCTGGAACATCTCGATAAACTGGAAGCCATGTGCCACGAAATCAAAGTGACTTCCCTGTGCGGGCTGGGAGAAACAGCACCCAACATGGTCCTCACCGGTATTCGCTACTTCCGGGAAGAATTTGAGCGGCACATCGTCGATCAAATCTGCGATGCTGCGAAATGCACCGGACTCTACCGATACGTGGTCAAAGAAGAGGACTGTGTTGCCTGCGGGGCTTGTATCAAACCTTGTCCCACAGGTGCTATCACCGGAGGCACCAAGAAAGTTGCGGCCCATATTGACATGGATCTTTGCATCAACTGCAACGCGTGCTACCAGGCCTGTAACTTCCTCGCGATCCAGTAA
- a CDS encoding tetratricopeptide repeat protein, which produces MQDKKPKTKIGWITFGFILLLILPFAAFRQQPQVPQKIGDPSLNPYPAPQDEAAQFIQKASENYFYREYKKGADNYRKAIAIYESRNDFPKVAKTYHSLGDLYVWARQPKEAIKNYQQAANVHLQVQNPMGQAEDLLEIGEIHKKAEDFDEAELWFKKSLLALTKVKINRVHGQIQEARGHNYWANKNLIEAIKAFGEAKKVYAHLNYGLGVEHMTNVIFRLENDKSRIHNHAVRDEDLEKQGYKTH; this is translated from the coding sequence ATGCAAGACAAGAAACCCAAAACCAAGATCGGCTGGATCACCTTCGGTTTTATTTTATTGCTCATACTCCCCTTCGCTGCGTTTCGTCAGCAACCTCAAGTACCGCAAAAGATTGGAGACCCATCGCTCAACCCATACCCGGCTCCTCAAGACGAAGCGGCACAATTTATTCAAAAAGCATCTGAAAATTATTTCTACCGGGAATACAAAAAGGGTGCAGACAATTACAGGAAGGCCATTGCAATCTATGAGTCACGCAATGATTTTCCCAAGGTTGCAAAAACCTACCATAGCCTGGGTGATTTATATGTCTGGGCGCGCCAACCCAAAGAAGCCATAAAGAATTATCAACAGGCGGCCAACGTTCACCTTCAGGTACAAAACCCAATGGGTCAGGCGGAGGATCTTCTGGAGATTGGTGAGATCCATAAAAAAGCGGAAGACTTTGATGAGGCGGAACTCTGGTTTAAGAAATCTTTACTGGCCTTAACCAAAGTGAAAATAAACCGGGTCCACGGTCAGATCCAGGAAGCTCGCGGTCACAATTACTGGGCCAACAAAAACCTAATCGAAGCAATCAAAGCGTTCGGGGAAGCTAAAAAGGTTTACGCACATTTAAATTATGGACTTGGCGTCGAACATATGACCAATGTGATCTTCAGGCTGGAGAATGATAAATCCCGCATCCACAATCACGCAGTGCGGGACGAAGACCTTGAAAAACAAGGTTACAAAACGCACTAA
- a CDS encoding ABC transporter substrate-binding protein, translated as MKRRKQFSLKTYLSLFALCIAVLASSAYSVRAAAIKDDLKSTIDNVIQVVTNPEYKSNETTRREKLRNIINPMFNYHEMGKRALGKKDWMARNKGERQQFIDLFGKLLENSYASKIESYQDEKIEYGDEIVKGKYAMVKTKIIRKDDTINVDYKLINGGKNWRVYDFVIEDVSMIRNYRSQFSKIIRKDSFQTLLNKMSEKVGDLENGGEKNDKL; from the coding sequence ATGAAGAGACGCAAACAGTTCAGCCTGAAAACTTACCTCAGCCTCTTTGCCCTTTGTATTGCCGTTCTCGCATCAAGTGCGTATTCGGTTCGCGCTGCTGCCATTAAAGATGATTTGAAATCCACAATCGACAATGTAATTCAAGTCGTTACCAATCCTGAATACAAATCAAACGAGACCACCCGGCGTGAAAAACTAAGGAACATCATCAATCCCATGTTTAATTATCACGAAATGGGAAAACGTGCGCTGGGCAAGAAGGACTGGATGGCGCGTAATAAAGGTGAACGCCAACAGTTCATCGACCTGTTTGGAAAACTGCTGGAAAACTCCTATGCCAGCAAGATTGAATCCTATCAGGACGAAAAAATTGAATACGGAGACGAAATAGTTAAAGGCAAATACGCCATGGTGAAAACTAAAATCATCCGTAAGGACGACACCATCAATGTTGATTACAAATTGATCAATGGTGGCAAGAACTGGCGCGTCTACGATTTTGTTATTGAAGATGTCAGCATGATCCGCAATTACAGGTCGCAGTTCTCCAAAATCATCCGTAAAGACTCTTTCCAGACACTGCTCAACAAAATGTCTGAAAAGGTAGGTGACCTTGAAAATGGCGGGGAGAAAAACGACAAGCTTTAG